From the genome of Ammospiza caudacuta isolate bAmmCau1 chromosome 12, bAmmCau1.pri, whole genome shotgun sequence:
aaacaaaatttgggaGGCCAAAATGGAGCTATCCCTATGAAGTAAAAATGAGTAGATTTCAAAGTTCTACCTACTGTGGTAAAGCCACTTCTGATAACCACCTTCAATGCAACTGAtgttaaactttaaaaaaaaaggaggaaaacaatcTCAGAATTGTATTTTGTCCATACATGGACAAATGTGGTAACAAGTAATCAATATATGCATAATTGTGTGGTAATTGGCATCCTTAGAATACTACCAAATCGTAGTAATTAGTACTAAAAACCTAGAAGTTCTCTCAACAATTAAATCATTGTTTATGAGACtccaaatattttatatatgtatttaatgACACAAAATACTAGTAAAGAATTAAACACTGGTAAGTATTCTACAGTGAAGTAAATTCACTGAAAAAGTGAATCTATAACATATTCATATTTGAACAGAGTCTTTTTTTGGAGCCTGGCTGACAGAAGAATTGAGACTAAAAATTGTAATAATGTAATAAGATATGCTTGTGTTCTCCCtcttcatttaaaatataatataaaaagtatttaattacttttattatcATTTAATGATATATATctaaattttatataatttaatatatttatgcTTTTGTTATTCCTCAAAATCCgtttttattttatagaatCCATGTTTATTTTATAGAAGATGTATATTCCAAGCCCACTTTTCCAGTGCTCCTATACCTGCCTAATTTGGTTGCAGACTAATTGACAGTGGGCACTTGGCAAGGATTTTAAGGTTGTGGTCTACAAAATCTTACATAAATTGAATACAATGCAATTTTACAAATACTGCTAtattctgctgcttttaaaagcacttCTCATACTGAAACAAATTGAGTTGAAATGTGTGTACAAAAGAAACGTTTTTggtctcttttctttctcaatCTCATTGTTCCCAGCCAGAGACCTCCAGCTGCCTGGAGCATCTGCAGCAAGCCATTGCCAAGGAGATGCTGGTGTTCTCTCTTGCAGTACCATTGCTGGTCCAAGCATGCTGGCAGGTCTAGTAATTCTTGAATTAAACCACTTTTACGGTTAACTGGTTTTGAACATATAATGTATTATCTACATATTTATAGAATTTATATCTGGGTAGAATTGGGAATAATCAGACTGTGTTGTTTTGTTAAATAGGTAAAACTCTGGAATTACAAGCTGTGTTCTGCAGTCCAGTAAGGTGTAAAAGATGATTAATTGCAGCTGTGAGACTGCCAGTGCTCCACAGGATGTGTCAGAATAACCTAGACCTGGTTTAAGAACCCTTTGGCAGACTTGACTCTGCTGGAAGTCAGTACAATTTTAACAGGAATTCAATAACAGCAGCCAGGTACAACACAGGACAAAGTAATGCTAAATTGATTCTACTTAAAGATTTCCCCAGGGCAACAAACCCTCCAGCACTGCATCAAAGCAATCTCCTGAGGGAGCCTCAGTGTTCTACAGCAGTGAGGCTGGAATTAGTAAAGCAATAGCTCACAGCAATGAAAATGTTCAAGTGTTTAGAAGGAGAGGAATCTACAAGATGTCTGTGGATGGTTAGAACTGCAAGAAAAGATTATgatatttcagaagaaatgccTGATTACCTGATTTCTCAGTGCAGCAATGAGGATAATACACATGAACATCTAACCTTGCCATTTACTCCTTGTTTTTAGAGCTTGGCATAACAGCAGAGAGGTCTGTGCATGTTCAGTGGTAAGTTATGCAAGCCAGTGGCCAGTTAATCCTCTGAAGTTGCATAATAACAATCCCATCTTGCATGCCTGGAGTGGAAGCCCACATTGTAAATCTGCAAATGCAGGAATTTCAGTGTCTCACCTTGCCAAACTGCCTCCCTTCCAACTGCACAGGGCTGTGGTAAGTCTCACCAGTGTATATAACTTAAAATATCCTTATTGTATTTCAAATGACATTAGAACTTATTGAACACCCTTAAAGATAAATCTCACAAGCATAAGTGCTGAGAAAGAATTATTTGCCATGAGGACGTACACAATACACAGTCCATGCTTTTCTCAAAGAGCTCACCAGAGGAATTGTCTCCTTAACTCAGCTAATCAATCACCTGTGATGTGAAATATTCTTGTTCTTCCCCTCATTTCAAAAGAATGTATCACATACATAGAAAGGGTTTACCTGTCTCCCTTTGGAGCAGAGTTCACTGCTGTTATCTTCCATCTtcagtggttttgtttgtgtttatgCAGATGCTCTGAGGAACTAAGTCCTTTCCTTCAGCAGAGCTTCCAGTCAGTGCctgacagagagcagcagcaggtgcaagTATCTGCCTTAAACATCTGCAGTTGTCCCTCCAGCCAACATCTGACTCAGCAAGGTCTTCTACAGTCTGTTAAAATTGTgtaaaattccaatttttttgcagaaaagatgtttattttctttgccaCAAGTCCTGGGCAATCTTAGGCTGCAGAAGATTTTACTTTATGATTTGACATCTGCTTAGTCAGAAGTTACTTTGGAATActtaataaatacaaaataatcaATGGAATAAATTTTCTTCAGTGAGTTCAGtttctttagttttttttttttttttaatcagtacCTGAAAGTTAGTTTGACAGCAAAAACAGCCATGAAAGCTCAAGTATCTTAACTTACACATCTGAAAACGAAAAAAGCATAGATTTAAGTCCTAACTAGAATATAGCATTTGTTCACTGAATAAGATATTTGCCTTCTAATTTAAAAAGATGTCTTCTCAATCATCAATATCTGACCTTATACAGTTATTCTGAGTaacatataattttaaatatagttTGGTTGtaatttttctaaataaaatttgAGTGATAGCAAAGCACCATTCAGAATATTTACTGATAAATATCTTTTGCAAACAATCATCTGAGCAAATACCAGTCACTTTAAGGATATTATACAAAGTGCAGATCTCTTACTGCTAGAGTGGTAAAACTACATCAGCTTAAATTGTAAGCAGAATTCTACTAAGtgctttgttaaaaaaaagtcaaaagcaaaacaaaacaaagaggaaTATAATTTTTCCAGTAGATTTTTATAAATTTCAACTCCAGTTCtgcatttttagaaaaataagttCTTATGAATACACTGTGTGTCTTCTCCCTGAATGCTCTACATTTAGAGGCTGATGACCTTAGTGAAACCTAAATCTGGGTGCTATTTGTAAACCATGCATTCCTTTCACAAAGGAAATGTTTGTCATGTTTGACAAACTCTGAGCAAATGCAGGTTCCTCCCTTTCCTATGAATTCTGATACAAATTAATTCAGCTCTTGAATTTGAAATTGCATAAGTGCTTACTTTTGCTTGACCATTCTCTGCAGGATGTGGTGATTACTGACAAGCTGTTTTCCTGGGTAAAATTTGTAGCAGTTAAAATTCTTCAAATAACATAATCATTTTCAGAACAGCTCACATTAATCTCTGCCATTCCTCATACAGTCACATGGTACTTCTTGTGATTTAGAAACAGCTTCTCTTCAACAGAAGATTTGAATTTACCACAAAAGGtcatatttaattaaatttgtgATTCTTGGAGTGTTCTGCACAGGGGCCGGGAGTTGGACTTAATGATTCTGATTGGTCCCATgaaactcagcatattctatgattccaaAAAAAGGAACTTAAGCCAGCTGATTTAAAAAGACCAATAGGTAGtctaagacaaaaaaaaaaattaaaatagctaTTTTTATAGGATATGTTGTTTTGCATATTTATCATGTTGGCATATTCAGTATGAGATACCAACGTGTGGATAAAAGCCTAAATATCAAATTATATGAAAGGATGAGAATATTAATTTATCTCTGTGTTTCCAAGGTCTTGGGCTTATATACAGGAACATTCTTCTCCTGAAGTGATGGCAGGCCCTTAATTATATCTGCAGCTTTCTCTGCTATCATGATAGTTGGGGCATTCAAGTTTCCAGTGACAACACTGGGCATTATTGAAGCATCAACTACTCTCAAGTTTTCAACACCAATGACTTTTGTTTGGGGATCCACTACGGCGGTGCTGTCTGAAGGCTGACCCATTTTACAGGTGCAGGAAGGATGATAAGCACTATCAGCCTTCTGCCTTATGAAGGCATCTATGTCTTTGTCAGACTGAACATGATTTCCTGGTTGAATTTCAGGCCCACGAAATTTTTCAAAAGCTTTCTGAGCAAAGATCTCTCTGGTCAACTTGACACACTGGCGGAATTCCCAAATATCTCTttctgcagagagagaaaatgagaaaattgtaAGTACTCATTTAATTTACCAGTATACACAGaatgcaaaacagaaaaaagcagcattgtgggaaaaaaaaaactggaagTCTCACTTCTTGCTGAAAGCCATGataaagcagaatattttttaaagtcacaGATATTTACATCCACTGTGAACAAAACTGTTTCTTATATTGCACTAGCCCAAAAGGGAAGACATGAACTGTGAGGAATTGCACTTTATCTTGATGTGCCCACTGtctaggaaaaggaaaatagacTCAGCACAAAGGAGCAAAAGACATTAATTCCTTCACAAGCAGAGGTGGtgatgaaacaaacagcaagACACAGCAGATACTGAGAATTCTGACTTCATCCccaacaggaaattccttctaGCTTACACAGTGCTTTGCACAATCACCTCTTATCATACTAGTTGACTTTTATAAATGAGAAATAAGTAACAATGTACCAACCAGCACTTCTGAACTGGTGTTGAGTAGGTACAAAAATCAGCTCCTGAAACAGGCAGGAAATGAgctgacagagcagggagaggctgcagtTACCTGTTGACAGGTAGTTGGGCTCAATGATGGGGTGGTCATTTGGGTCTGAACTCTTCAGCTTCAGCCATCCCACACTTGTGCTCCTCATGGGTCCCACGTGGACCTGCAACACCCAACACAATTCCACCAGGTCTACTTCCAAATTCAGCAtggcttttttggtttgttttggttttttttcaatttagaCAGACTACAAATTCAGCAAATACAAACACTAACCAGAGATAGTGGAAAATACCGTtgaacatttttccattttatataatttattttttaaatatgtaattCCATTGCAGGGACTAAATATTTCTGTCACATCAACTCACAGCtgttcttttcatttaaaatacagaCATTCCAATTTAGTAGTATCAGAGAACTCTAATACAATCAGCAACTGGACCAAATTATTGTGTCTCAGAAGGAAGGAGATGAGTGAGGAAAAACATGTATACTCAGTGACAGTTCCCCAGAATTATCACTCAGAGTTTTGGATGGAGATGATAGTCTAAAAAGGGGCTTGGATTTGTGCCAGTGAATGAATGTTTCTATACATTTTCACTTAAACCTTTGTCTAAACTACAGAGGAATGGTTTTGTTCCATTGCAAAATTGTGTCCTAACCCACAGCACTAGGGCACTTCAGCAGAGTGAATACTTCATTCAATACTTGCCTTCTTTCCCAGAGATAAAAGCGAAGATAATTTTGGTGGCAATATCAAATGACAAGGCTgtgttttctcctctgaaggagGTTAAGCAGTCTATTTCATACTAAACTGAACAAAGTATTTTTCAGTATGTAGCCAAATTATCAACATTTATAATGGAGCATAAACCTCCTCGCTAAAGGCTACAAAGCCTTTCTGGAACATTCTCTTTGCCTCACCTGGTAAGCTTCCATAGTGGAAGCAACCCGACCGTGGTCAATCACCTGGGAAGGGAGAAAGTGGAACTGAATGTCGGGGTGAGGCACCCCGGGCTCGCTCCGGATGAAACCCCCAGATTCCAGGTGGGCAGTGGCTCCCTGACCTAGGGAGGGCAAAGGACGGAGAAGATGCCATTAAAATACCTCCAAAGAGCAACAGGTACACTTGCTTTTAACCTGTAGATGCACTACCATGAATAATTGATTTGTACAGCACTAATTGCAAGGAATGCAAATCCATTATGAGCAGCTTGTAGTTTAGGCACTGTGCACCACTTTCATCTGCCTTTAAATTCCTGGATAAATGTAAATATGCATAACTTTGGAAATCCCACTGATGTGAGAATGGGGTGTTACAGTTATGTCACCGGCTCTGCCTCCAGAAGCAGATTTGGATCCTaacaggagtggagggaactGGCTGCACATCCTGATGTTCCTGCGCTGCTCACTCTGTGCACTTCAGTTGTCCCATCAGTCACAAGGAACAGGCAGAGCATCCACAGTGCCTGCCCTGAAGGGAAAGATAAAGCCCTGCAATGTGCCTTatgttattttcatttctgtttaaaaCTGTAAGTTAGCCCTCAGTATTTACTTGCATGGTCAAAAGCCACATATACCCAGAATAAGTTGCCAAATAATAACAAAATTCAGCTAGTTATGTGGAGCTCAACTTTGGCCAAGCTATTTTACTGCCATCAAGGATTATACTTACTGATTCTTTTTAAGGTACAATTTATGACTAAGGTACTGTAAAATTCATGTGTCATTCTAAGGAAAGGCAATTCACAGTTACTTACAGGGCAAAAGGATTCTGATCAGAGCAACAAACTAATTCTTTTGAGACAGTTATGCAGAAGTCAGTTCAATAATATGTTTTTATTGACATCACATTGatttaaaatagaatattttctCCATCTTTTTAGCAATAGCTTTTCTTAGTAGcactgatttttaaatgtagaatttttatttgcatgagATATAAGAATGTCAATAATAACGTCCTTTATTACCTAAGATataaaaacttcaaaatattctggtatagaagaaaagaaatagttcaaatccatttgcaaattcCAGTTATTTCTCAGAGCATGGAAAAAGATTATATATTAAGGCTCCCAGCCTATAAAACTCACAGATAAAAGGCTGTCATAATTCTAAATCAGTCAGTGGTAAAGTGATTGCACACTTTGCTTCATACCTGTAAACTTCCAGAGCCATTCGAGACCAATCCTCACCATGTTCAGTGGCTTTTGTGCACTATACAGAGTAATAGGTTTGGTGCACTTCTGCTGGACATACACTTCTAAATGATCTTGCAGGTTCTGCCCTACTCCTGCAAGGGGTagaaagagaggagggagaagaaagtgagagggaaaaaaaagttattttgcaCAGAAAGATTGCCCACCATGTTTCAAGCAGAGAACATCTTAAGTGGGAACTAAACCAAGCTCTTAAAAGGGCAGTGGtgacacagagcaaggccatGAGTCACATCAGCCTTTTGCTCATGTCAAAGTAAGGTTTTACAGAACTAGAATGAAATTAGTTACATGCATAACTAGAATAACAATACTAGTTACATACATAACTGGAATGACAATGGGAAGTTAAATGGAAGATATATCAGTTGTTGTAAAATTGCCACTACTTCTAAACACTGTGCTAACTTCCTTATCTTTAAGGAAAAGTTCATGTTATTTCTTCtatatttgaatatttatgACAGTGGGAGTTTACACAATGCGTAGTAGATCAAAACTAATTCAAAACTCTTAATGACAACTGTACTacttaattataaaaatatgcCTTCAGAAAGGCATTTTTCACTGTCAGATGTGGTGAAGAAAGGAGTTTTTTGCTTAGCTGTAAAATCAATGCATGTTTCCACTGATTTGTATAAAATCAATACATCTTTCCACATGTTTTCAACATGTGTTTCAGGCTACACAACTTGGCATAAAGAAAACTCTGTTTCatgattaatttaatttaatggtCATTCAGTTGCATCCATAGgaagacaaaagaaagaaaaaaattaccaggaAGATGGCAAACAACAGGGATCCCCAGTTTTCTTAGATCATCTGCATTTCCAATTCCAGACAACATAAGCAGCTGGGGAGAATTTATGGCACCTCCACTTAAAATAACTTCCTTATTGGCAAAAACCTAAAAGGAAATGAGCACAAATGCCCTAAGATTATAAAGCCTGAGCTGAATGTGAGCAACATCAGGGGCTGCTGTTTGAATATGCTGCTCTGATCCAGATTAGACACCCTTCCCTCACATTTTCCTCATTTCAATGTATTTCTGTCTTGTCAGAATTTTCCACAGAGAGAAGTAATCAAGCTTTTGCTTTGATCATTCCTGTATTTATTCCCATCTTTACAATCCACTCAAACCGTATGGCACAGAAACATTCAGCTCCTGTCCTTGCCAGGGGAATAGCACCCGTGGCACTCGGATCAGGCAGCCAAGCTTCTCTGCCATTTTCAGTAACCCCTTATAAATTAAAACTGGAATCCTAAGGAAGATTTGGAATTCACAGACATGGTAGCTCAAAGTTctaaagagctttttttttaaattcagccaaggttaaggtttgatttctCAGCTCATGGTAGTCCTCAAATCCCTCCCCACCACTCACCAAAGCACTACTGATAAAATAGTAGCAGGCATAGATTGAATTTTGTTTTGCTGACAGTTTTTTCATCAAATGGTTTGGTCTGAGCCCTGAGCTGGTCATGACTCAGGCTGCTAAATTATTCCTCTGCCTTTGACTTGGAGTTTTAACAGATTAATGCATATAAATTTGGAGCCCTGTCCCTTTTGAATGACACCTCAGCTATACAGAAAGATGGCAAAATATTGCTATAGTAATATCCAagggtaataataataataaaatcattTTGACACTATTTATCCAATATGGCCAACAGATGGCCAGTGCTGTTACCTTGCATTTGTTACTGCTTTGCTCTGGGCAATTATTAGCATGTTAAGACTAATAAACTCTGTATCAGA
Proteins encoded in this window:
- the CHDH gene encoding choline dehydrogenase, mitochondrial, whose protein sequence is MSYLMKGFKCHSSVMCKVAGSLFRAHTLKNTFGINERLKISRASSQLSSAKTDSYSYIVVGAGSAGCVLANRLTEDPHSSVLLLEAGPKDTVLGSTRLMWKIHMPAALTYNLCDEKYNWYYHTTPQRHLDGRVMYWPRGRVWGGSSSLNAMVYIRGHAEDYNRWDREGARGWDYERCLPYFKKAQTHELGPDRYRGGNGPLHVSRGKTNHPLHQAFLEAAQQAGYPFTDDMNGYQQEGFGWMDMTIHKGQRWSTASAYLRPAISRPNFSVAEKTLVTKILFQGTKCIGIEYVKNGQRKKVFANKEVILSGGAINSPQLLMLSGIGNADDLRKLGIPVVCHLPGVGQNLQDHLEVYVQQKCTKPITLYSAQKPLNMVRIGLEWLWKFTGQGATAHLESGGFIRSEPGVPHPDIQFHFLPSQVIDHGRVASTMEAYQVHVGPMRSTSVGWLKLKSSDPNDHPIIEPNYLSTERDIWEFRQCVKLTREIFAQKAFEKFRGPEIQPGNHVQSDKDIDAFIRQKADSAYHPSCTCKMGQPSDSTAVVDPQTKVIGVENLRVVDASIMPSVVTGNLNAPTIMIAEKAADIIKGLPSLQEKNVPVYKPKTLETQR